The Priestia megaterium NBRC 15308 = ATCC 14581 region CATTACATGCAGCTAAGATTGCAGGTATGGCTCATATTACTGGAGGCGGATTTGTTGAAAATATCCCTCGTATGCTTCCTGAAGGTTTAGGTGTAGAAATCGATTATGGTTCTTGGCCAATTCCATACGTGTTTGATTTCCTTGAAGAGCAAGGCAAGCTAGACCGTAAAGAAATGTTCGAAGTATTCAACATGGGAATCGGATTTGTTTTAGCTGTTGAACCTGAAGATATGAATAAAGTCATTGAAGCAATTGAAAACGAAGGCGAAAAAGCATTTGTTATCGGACGTGTCAAAGAAGGAACAGGTGTTGAATTTGCTGGAGGGACGTTTGCATGATAAATATTGCAGTGTTTGCTTCTGGAAACGGCAGTAACTTTCAATCCATCTACGAAGCAACTCAGTCAGGTCGATTAAAAGCAAATATCGCGCTTGTTGTTTGCAATAAACCCGATGCATACGTAATTGAACGAGCAAAAGCATGTGGAATACCATGCTTTGTTTGTTCGCCTAAAAACTATGAAAATAAAGAAGCGTATGAAGCAGCAATTCTTGCAGAGCTTACATCAGCTAAAGTAGAATTTCTTGTTTTAGCAGGATATATGCGATTAGTTGGTTCGACGTTGCTTAAGCCATACAAAAATCGTATTGTTAATATTCACCCGTCGCTTTTACCTGCATTTCCTGGGATTGATGCTATTGGTCAAGCTTTTGATGCAGGAGTAAAAGTGATTGGAATTACCGTGCATTTTGTAGATGAAGGCATGGATACAGGACCAATTATTGACCAGCAGGCTATTCGCATTGAAAAAGGCGATACAAGAGAAACAGTTGAGGCCCGTATTCATGAAATTGAACATCAATTTTATCCCGCGGTACTGAATGAATTATTTGAACAAGCCGCAGTTAAATAAATAGGATGGAACCTTGTCAAAAAAGTTTTAATCCTTTACTATGGTAGAGTAGTAGTGAAAGAAAGATTTTAAATGAGAGATCGGATCAGGAGGAGTTTACAAAATGACAGCAAAACGCGCGCTTATTAGCGTATCTGATAAAGAAGGTATTGTTTCATTTGCACAAGAATTAAAGGACTTAGGAGTAGAAATTATTTCAACTGGCGGTACGAAGCGTACCCTAGAAGAAAACGGCATTGACGTTATCGGAATCTCTGAAGTAACTGGTTTCCCAGAAATTTTAGACGGCCGTTTAAAAACATTGCATCCTAACGTTCACGGTGCTTTATTAGCGTTACGCGATAATGAAGAGCATCAAGCTCAAATGAAAGAGCATAATATCTCGCCAATCGACTTTGTAGTTGTAAACTTATACCCATTTAAAAAGACAATTGAAAAAGAGGATGTAACGCTTGCTGAAGCGATTGAGAATATTGACATCGGTGGACCTACAATGCTTCGTTCAGCTGCGAAAAACTATCGTTCTGTCTCAGTTGTAGTAGATCCAAGCGATTACGCAACCGTAGTAGAAGAGTTAAAAGCGGATGGCAATGTTTCATTTGAAACCAACCAACGACTAGCAGCAAAAGTATTCCGTCATACGGCAGCTTATGATGCATTAATCGCTGAATACTTAACAAACATTACAGGTGAAACAACTCCTGAGAAATTAACAGTAACGTATGAGCGTGTTCAAGGCTTACGATACGGAGAAAACCCTCACCAACAAGCTTCTTTCTATAAAAAGCCGTTAACACAAAAAGGTTCTATTGCAACAGCTACGCAGCTGCATGGAAAAGAGTTATCATACAATAATATCAACGATGCAAACGCAGCTCTTCAAATCGTAAAAGAATTCAAAGAGCCGGCTATCGTAGCGATCAAACATATGAATCCTTGCGGTGTAGGTGTGGGTGAAACAATTGCTCAAGCTTATCAAAAAGCATACGAAGCGGATCCTACATCTATCTTTGGCGGCATCGTAGCAGCTAACCGTCCTATCGACCGTGAAACGGCTATTCAGTTAAAAGAAATCTTCTTAGAAATCATCATTGCTCCTGCGTTCGATCAAGAAGCATTAGATGTATTAACAGCTAAGAAAAACCTTCGTTTACTAACGATAGAGCTTGATGAAAAAGCAGAAAAAGAAGCTTTCTTAACATCTGTAAAAGGCGGCGTGCTTGTTCAGGATGAAGATGTGTTCGGATTTGATGATGCAACGATTACTGTTCCAACGAAACGTGAGCCAACAGAAAAAGAGTGGGCAGATTTAAAATTAGCATGGAAAGTTGTTAAGAATGTTAAGTCTAATGCTATTGTACTTGCGAAAGATGACATGACAATTGGCGTCGGAGCTGGTCAAATGAATCGCGTAGGCGCTGCAAAAATTGCGATTGAACAAGCTGGTGAAAAAGCACAAGGTTCAGCTTTAGGTTCAGATGCGTTCTTCCCAATGGGCGATACAGTAGAAGCAGCAGCTAAAGCAGGAATCACAGCTATTATTCAGCCGGGCGGATCAATTCGTGATGAAGAGTCAATTGCAAAAGCAGATGAATACGGCATTGCAATGGTATTTACAGGCGTAAGACATTTTAAACATTAATGAGGTGAAGAACGTGAATGTTTTAGTTATTGGAAAAGGCGGAAGAGAGCATACAATTGCATGGAAAGCTTCAAAAAGTCCACTTGTTAACGAAGTGTTTGTAGCACCAGGAAATCCGGGCATGAGAGATGTGGCAACGATTGTACCAATCGATGAAAGCAGCCAAGAAGAGCTTGTGCAGTTTGCAAAAGAAAACAAGATTGGATTAACAATTGTTGGACCAGAAAATCCGCTAATTGAAGGCATTGTTGATCGGTTTGAACAAGAAGGTCTTCCAGTCTTTGGACCGCGTAAACAAGCAGCGATGATTGAAGGAAGCAAAAGCTTTGCAAAAGAGCTCATGAAAAAGTATGATATTCCAACCGCAGCGTATGAAACATTTACGTCTTACGAGGAAGCAAAAGCATATGTGGAAAAGCAAGGCGCTCCAATTGTTATTAAAGCAGACGGCTTAGCAGCTGGTAAAGGTGTAACTGTTGCTTTAACAGTAGAAGAAGCCGTAGATACATTACGTGATTTTCTAGTTGACCAAAAGTTTAAAGAAGCAAGTGCAAAAGTAGTTGTAGAAGAATTTTTGGATGGTGAAGAATTTTCATTAATGGCATTTGTACGCGGTACAAATGTATATCCAATGGTAATTGCACAAGATCATAAGCGTGCTTTTGACGGCGATCAAGGTCCGAACACAGGAGGCATGGGAGCTTACTCTCCTGTTCCGCAAATCAGTGATGCAGAAGTACAAGAGGCTGTAGAAAACATCTTACTTCCAATGGCTAAAGGATTAGCTGAAGAAGGCTGTGAGTATACAGGAATTCTATATGCTGGTCTGATTCAAACACAAAAAGGACCAAAAGTGATTGAATTTAATGCGCGTTTTGGAGATCCTGAAACACAGGTTGTACTGCCGCGTATGAAAAGCGATTTAGTCGATGTGCTTCTTCGCATTTTGAAAGAAGAAAAAGTAGAAATTGAATGGGATGACGAAGCGGCTATCGGAATCGTATTAGCAGCAGCAGGCTACCCAGAAGATTATCAAAAAGGTGCGCCAATTAACGGGTTGGATGCGATTAGTGAAGACGCGCTTGTTTTCCACGCTGGTACAGCTTTAGAAAACGACACATACGTTTCAAACGGGGGCCGCGTTCTATTAGTAGGTGCCAAAGGAGCAACCCTTCAAGAAGCGCAGCAAGAAGTATACAAACAAATGGCTCATATTGATGTAGAAAAAGGCTTTTTCTATCGCAAAGACATCGGCCATCGTGCATTAACAAAAGCAGCTTTAAAATAAAAAAGGAGAGCTCCGGCTCTCCTTTTTACCTTATGAAGGATTATACGTTTCTTCGTTTCCGTTTGGATGGTGTTCATGTTCATCATGTTTTTGACATGAATCATATGCGTACGTAAGGGGACAAAAACGCGTGATGCCTTCTGCAACTTTTAAAGCGCCCATTAACCCTAAGAAGATGTATGAATCTTTGTACGGTCTGCGAGATAAACGAGATGTTGTCCAAGAAAGAAGGGTAAAACCCAGCGTAAGTCGAATTAATGCGTTAACAATGCCGATATTTGGTTTCATGTTTTATCACCTTTATTCATAAAATTAATAACAGTTTCTGAATGCGTTTACATCACGGATGTGTTACGATAAAAATACATAGTAAATTAGGGGGAATTTAGCATGCCGGAACAAAGATACCGCTGGAAAAGCAAACATATTAGACAGCAGCTCTTAGTATTAAACGGTCAAAAAGCACCAACTATTGTCTTAAAAGATGCAACATATTTGAACGCTCGAATGAAGCAGTGGAAAAAAGCACATATTTGGGTCTACCAAGATCGTATTGTATACGTCGGCTCAGAGATGCCTAAGCACACGGACGCTTCTACAGAGATTATAGACTGCAGTGAGAAATATGTGGTTCCTGGGTATATTGAGCCCCATGTTCACCCGTTTCAGTTATATAATCCCCAGACTTTTTCCCAATATGCAGCCAAGCACGGAACAACGACTTTGTTTAATGATAATTTAATTCTCGCTTTACAGCTCGAACAAAAAACGGCGTTTTCATTGATTGAAGAAATGAAAACGTTACCACAATCGCTGTATTGGTGGTGCAGATTTGATTCGCAGACGGAAATTGATGAAGAGGCTGACATCTTCTCACATACAAACATTACTTCTTGGCTACAAAATGAAGCTGTCTTACAAGGAGGCGAACTGACAAGTTGGCCGAAGCTTTTAGACGGAGATGATTTAATGCTTCACTGGGTTCAAGAGACAAAACGGATGAGAAAGCACATTGAAGGACATTTCCCAGGGGCGTCAGCATTTACCTTGGCAAAAATGAAATTGCTCGGAGCAGACAGCGACCATGAGTCTATGACTGGGGAAGATGTTGTTGCTCGGTTAACACAAGGCTATGACGTTGCTTTGCGCCACTCTTCAATTCGGCCGGATTTGCCAAAATTGCTGCAGGAGTTAAAAGAGCTGCAGGTAGATTATTTTGACCATATTACGATGAATACAGACGGTTCTCCGCCTTCTTTTTACCAAAATGGCGTGTCAGATATGTTAATTACATTAGCTATTTCAGAAGGGGTTCCCGTGTTAGATGCTTATAATATGGTGTCTGTAAATATTGCTCGCTATTATAACATGGAACATTTGCACGGGCATGTAGCAACAGGCTGTGTGGCTAATATTAATATTTTAGAAGATCCTATGCGGCCTACTCCGGTCTCTGTGCTAGCAAAAGGAAAGTGGATGAAAAAAGAAGGCAAAGAACAAGCATTAGCCTCAGTAGAATTTCCTTGGGAAAAGTTTGGTTTTTCACCGTTAAAGTTGGACTTTGATTTAACGATGGACGATTTTCAATTTTCAATGCCAGTAGGCGTAAAAATGAAAAATGCTGTTATTATGGAGCCGTATTCAATTCACTTGAATGTGAGCGGAGATGTATTGGCCTCTGATCATGATGAAAGTTTTTTAGTGCTGGTGGACCGAGAAGGCAAGTGGCGGATCAATACGCTGTTAAAAGGATTTGCGACAAATGTATCGGGACTGGCGAGTTCATTTTCAAATACAGGTGATTTTATTTTAATTGGAAAATCGAAAAAAGATATGATGTGTGCATTCAAACGTATGAAAGAAATTGGAGGCGGTATTGTCATTACAGAAGATGAGAAAGTAGTATACGAACTGGTTCTTCCGTTAAAAGGAGTCATGTCAAACCTGCCGATGGAGGAGTTAAGTAAACGAGAGGTAGAACTCAAGAAAGTGCTGGGTGGGCGAGGATACAAGCACGATGATCCTGTCTATTCACTGCTGTTCTTTTCGTCTACACATTTGCCCTATATTCGTATCACGCCAGTAGGAATTTATGATGTTATGAATAAAAAAGTACTTTTTCCGTCTATAATGCGTTAAAATATAAAAGTATCAAAGGAATTTGAAATTTGTATGAAATTGGCTGTCTTCATACAGAATGAATGTATGTGCAAATAAATATAGAAACTGTATTTTATAGATAGAAACAACCAGTAAAGAAAGCCAATGATAAAGGAGTTCGATACGATGCAAATCAACAAACTACGAGGAAAAGAATTAGATCAGCTATTTCAAGCGATTTTATCATTAGAAAACCTTGAAGAATGCTATCAATTTTTTGATGACCTATGTACAGTTAATGAAATTCAATCATTAGCACAGCGCTTAGAAGTAGCAAGAATGCTGCGAGAAGGCAACACGTACCATAAAATTGAGACGGAAACTGGAGCAAGCACAGCAACTATTTCCCGTGTTAAACGCTGCTTGAATTATGGAAGCGATGCGTATCAAATGGTGTTAGAACGCCTTCAAGAAGATTCGAATCAAAAGTAAAGCGTATGGCTGAAGCAGCCATACGCTTATTTTTTAATTAAAATTGAGTTGCTTCTTCAATGATATTTTTAAGGTCGCTAATTGCTACACGTTTTTGTTCCATTGTGTCGCGGTTACGGATTGTTACTTGATTGTCTTCTAATGAATCGAAATCGAATGTAATACAGAACGGCGTACCGATTTCATCATGGCGACGGTAACGTTTACCGATTGAACCAGCATCATCATAGTCAATCATAAAGTATTTTGCTAAATCTTCAAAGACAGCGCGAGCTTCGTTAGAAAGCTTTTTAGAAAGTGGCAATACAGCAGCTTTAAATGGTGCTAAAGCAGGGTGAAGCTGCATAACTGTACGAGAAGAGCCATCTTCTAACGTTTCTTCTTCATATGCATCAATCATATAAGCTAATGTTACACGGTCAGCGCCTAAAGAAGGCTCGATGCAGTAAGGTACATAGCGTTCGTTTGTTTCTTGATCAACATATTGGAAGTCTTCTCCAGAGTGTTCCATATGCTGCTTTAAGTCATAGTCTGTACGAGAAGCTACGCCCCATAGTTCTCCCCAGCCGAATGGGAACTTGTATTCAAAGTCTGTTGTTGCATTACTGTAGTGAGAAAGTTCATCATCATCATGGTCGCGAAGACGAACATTTTCTTCTTTCATACCAAGAGAAAGAAGCCATTTATTACATGTTTCTTTCCAGTAGTTAAACCACTCTAATTCAGTGCCTGGTTTACAGAAGAATTCAAGTTCCATTTGTTCAAATTCACGCGTACGGAATGTGAAGTTACCAGGTGTAATTTCGTTACGGAAGCTTTTACCCACTTGGCCGATACCGAACGGAAGCTTTTTACGCATTGAGCGCTGAACGTTTTTAAAGTTTACGAAAATACCTTGAGCTGTTTCAGGACGAAGGTAAATTTCATTTGTTGATGTTTCAGTTACACCTTGGTGCGTTTTGAACATTAAGTTAAATTGACGAATTTCAGTGAAGTTAGCTGAACCACACTCAGGACATGTAATTTCATGTTCTTTAATTAAGTCAGCCATTGCATCAAATGAAAGGCCGTCTACGATCATTTCAATGCCTTTTTCTTGAAGTTTTTCTTCAATTAGTTTATCGGCACGATGACGGGCTTTACAATCCTTACAGTCGATCATTGGGTCATTAAAGTTTCCTAAGTGACCAGAAGCTTCCCATGTTTTTGGATTCATTAAAATCGCAGCGTCTAAACCAACGTTGTATGGAGATTCTTGAATAAATTTTTTCCACCATGCTTTTTTAATATTGTTTTTTAATTCTACGCCAAGCGGGCCGTAATCCCATGTATTTGCAAGACCGCCGTAAATTTCAGATCCTTGAAATACAAAGCCGCGGTGTTTAGCGTGAGATACGATTTGATCCATTGTTTTTGACATTCTAATTCCTCCTGTAAATGGTAGTGATTCAAGCGAAACAAAAAGAGCGGGTACAAAAAAACTCTCGTCCCTGGGCATATCAACAATATGCCCAGGGACGAGAGTTTTTCCCGCGGTTCCACCCTGGTTGATACAAAATGTATCCACCTTCGTCTGTATATACTCCAGATTGCCTTTTCCTTAAACCATTCTCTAGGCTCTCACCGTCCCTAGTTCGCTTTGTGAAGAGGATTTAAGTACTATTGATCCTTCAGCGTATTTCATATGAATTTTAGTAGCTATATATTAGCATATCCTATGCAGAGAAACAATAACCTTGTGCAAAATGGGCTTTTTTTTGTGATGTTTTCTTCCGGGATTTGAGGATAAAACCATATCTTTTCACCATATTTTTTGAAAACAAAAAACGTGATGAAAAGTTCGGTTTTCCTTTCATTTCACCCTCTTAGTTTTGTTATAATGAACAAATGGACGAGCGCGAACTTTTAAGTGTAAAGAAATGGAGGAACATATATGTATGATATTAAAGAGTGGAGACATGTCTTTAAATTAGATCCTAATAAAGAGATTTCAGATGCAGATTTAGAGAAAATTTGCGAATCCGGCACGGATGCGGTTCTTGTCGGAGGATCTGATGGAGTGACTCTAGACAATGTACTGCAGCTGTTAATGCGTATTCGCCGCTACACGGTGCCGTGTGCGCTTGAAGTATCAACAATTGACTCTGTAACACCTGGGTTTGATTCTTATTTTATTCCGACCGTTTTAAACAGCAAGGATCCAAAGTGGATTGTTGATTTACATCACGCGGCTATGAAGGAATACGGAGAGATCATGGACTGGGATGAAATTTTTGTAGAAGGATACTGCGTACTTAACCCCGAAGCAAAAGTAGCTGCGCTAACAGAAGCGAAAACAGATTTGGATGCAGAAGATGTTGTAGCGTATGCTCGTATGGCTGAACGCATGTTTCATTTGCCTGTTTTCTATCTAGAATACAGCGGAACGTATGGAGATCCTGAATTAGTGGCAGAAGTGAAAAATTCACTAAATGAGACGAAGTTATTTTACGGCGGGGGTATTGAGACAAAAGAGCAAGCGAGTGAGATGGGAGAGCTAGCCGATACGGTTATTGTAGGAAATGTTATTTACACAAATTTATCGGAAGCGTTAAAAACTGTAAAAGCAGTAAAAAAGAATATTGCACAGTGAAAAATAAATAAAGTAGAATAGAGAATATATGTTCGATATAGGCGGTGAAAACGTGAATTTTTTAAGTGAAAAATTATTAACAGGATTAAACCCTCAGCAACAAGAGGCAGTTAAAACGACAGACGGACCACTATTACTTATGGCCGGTGCAGGAAGTGGAAAAACACGTGTATTAACGCATCGAATTGCGTTTTTAATGGCAGAAAAAGAAGTTGCACCTTGGAATATTTTAGCCATTACTTTTACAAACAAAGCAGCTCGTGAAATGAGAGAGCGTGTTTCAAATATCGTTGGCGGAGTGGCAGAAGATATCTGGATTTCAACGTTCCACTCGATGTGCGTGCGTATTTTACGAAGAGATATTGATCGTATTGGCTTTAATCGTAACTTTACGATTTTAGATTCAACGGATCAGCTTTCCGTTATTAAAAATATTTTAAAAGACCAAAACATCGATCCAAAAAAATTCGATCCGCGCTCGTTATTAGGAAGCATTAGTTCAGCTAAAAATGAACTGAAAGTAGCGGAAGAATTTGATAAAACAGCAACGGGACCTTATGAAGAAGTTGTAAGCAAAGTCTACAAAGAGTATGAAAAGCGTTTAAAGAAAAACCAAGCGCTCGATTTTGATGATTTGATTATGACAACGATTCAGCTATTTAAACGAGTTCCTGAAGTGTTAACTTACTATCAGCGCAAGTTTCAATATATTCATGTGGACGAGTATCAAGATACAAATCATGCACAGTATATGCTGGTTCGCTTGCTAGCTGCAAGATTTGAAAATGTATGCGTAGTAGGGGATTCAGATCAGTCTATTTACCGCTGGCGCGGGGCTGATATTACAAATATCTTGTCATTTGAAAAAGATTACCCAAAAGCCAAAACTATTTTGCTTGAACAAAATTATCGTTCAACTAAAACGATTTTGGCTGCGGCAAACGGCGTCATTGCAAACAATATGAATCGTAAAGTGAAAAACTTATGGACGGAAAACGATGAAGGCCAGAAGATTTATCATTACCAAGCAATGAGTGAGCATGATGAGGCACAGTTTGTAGCACGTAAAATTAAAGAAGCAGTAGACAGCGGAAAGCGTAAATACAGTGATTTTGCCATTTTGTATCGTACAAATGCACAGTCTCGTGTGATGGAGGAAGTGCTGTTAAAATCCAATATTAATTATACAATTGTCGGCGGCATTAAGTTCTACGACCGCAAAGAGATTAAAGATTTGCTTGCATACTTGCGCTTAATTGCCAACCAAGATGATGACATTAGCTTAGCTCGTATTGTGAACGTTCCAAAGCGCGGAGTTGGAGCTACTTCAGTCGATAAAGTGGCCAATTACGGAAACGTTCATGACATTTCTATTTTCAAAGCGCTGGATGAAGTAGAATTAATGGGGTTAACAGGCAAAGCAACAAAAGCCCTTCGTGATTTCCAATCGATGATTTCGAACTTAGCTCAAATGCAAGACTATATGTCTGTTACAGAGCTTGTGGAACAAGTATTAGAAAGAACAGGATACCGTGAAGCGCTTAAAGTGGAAAAAACAATTGAAGCACAAAGCCGCTTAGAGAATATTGATGAGTTTTTATCTGTCACAAAAACGTTTGAAGAAGCAAGTGAAGATAAAAGCTTAGTAGCATTTTTAACCGATTTAGCACTTGTTGCTGATATCGATAAGCTTGAAGACGAGGAAGAAGAAGAGAACGAACAAGTGATTCTGATGACGCTTCACTCGGCAAAAGGTCTAGAGTTCCCGGTTGTTTTTCTAATGGGTATGGAAGAAGGCGTATTCCCTCATAGCCGATCATTATTCGAAGATAATGAAATGGAAGAGGAACGACGCTTAGCCTACGTAGGGATTACGCGTGCTGAACAAGAATTGTATTTATTAAATGCTCAAATGCGCACACTATTTGGTAAAACAAACGTTAATCCAAAATCCCGCTTCATTGGAGAAATCCCAAGCGAGCTTGTGGAATCTTTAAATGAAGCAATGCGCAAACCTGCTGCTGGTCGTTCAGGGGCTTCAGCTTCGCCGTTTGCAGCGCGCCGACAAGCGGCCGTGGCAAAAACGAAGCTTGTGTCAACAGGCAGTGAATCAATTGGATGGAGCGTTGGAGATAAGGCCGAGCATAAAAAATGGGGAATTGGTACAGTTGTAAGTGTAAAAGGAGAAGGAGATTCAAAAGAATTAGACATTGCTTTTCCTAGTCCTACAGGTGTAAAAAGACTGCTTGCTAAATTTGCCCCGGTTACGAAAGTGTAATCGTGAAAAGGAGCTAGAATATGGAGTTTGAGACAGCAAAATCCCGCGTTCAAGAATTACGTGACTTATTAAATCAATATGGCTATGAATATTATGTGTTAGATCAGCCATCTGTTCCAGATGCAGAATACGATAAATTAATGAATGAGTTAATTGAGATAGAAGAATCATTTCCAGAATTAAAAACAGCTGACTCACCTACTCAGCGCATCGGCGGCCAAGTGCTCGATGCGTTTGAGAAGGTTCAGCATCAAACGTCTATGCTAAGTTTAGGAAATGCATTTAATGAAGAAGACCTTCGGGATTTTGATCGCCGAGTGCGCCAAGCCGTTGGAGATGAGTTTTCTTATGTATGCGAACTTAAGATTGACGGTCTTGCTGTATCTCTTCGCTATGAAGATGGATACTTAGTGCTGGGGGCTACGCGCGGAGACGGTACGACTGGTGAAAATATTACTGAAAACTTAAAAACAATTCGCTCTATTCCACTGCGAATTAAAGAACCGTTATCAATGGAAGTTCGCGGAGAAGCATTTATGCCGAGAAAATCATTCAAAGCACTTAATGAAGCAAAAATGGAAAGGGATGAGGTTCCGTTTGCTAACCCGCGTAACGCAGCTGCAGGCTCACTGCGTCAGCTAGATCCTAAAATTGCGGCAAAACGTAATTTAGATATCTTTGTATATGCCATGACTGATACAGGAGAATTAGAAATCGACTCTCACAGCGAAAGTTTGAATTTACTCGATGAGCTTGGTTTTAAAACAAATAAGGAAAGACAGACATGTGAAACCATTGATGATGTGATTGCTTACATCGAAAGCTGGCAAACGCAACGTCCAGAACTATCTTATGATATTGATGGCATTGTTGTAAAAGTAGATTCATTTGATCAGCAGGCTGAGCTTGGAACAACGGCCAAAAGTCCACGTTGGGCTATTGCTTATAAGTTTCCTGCTGAAGAAGTTGTAACCAAGCTTGTAAATATTGAGCTGACGGTAGGCCGTACAGGTGTCATTACGCCAACAGCTATTTTGGAGCCTGTTCAAGTAGCAGGTACGACGGTACAGCGTGCGTCTCTTCACAATGAAGATTTGATTCGTGAAAAAGACATTCGCATCGGAGATTATGTCGTAGTGAAAAAAGCAGGAGATATTATTCCTGAGGTAGTGAATGTGATTGAGGAGAAGCGAACGGGAGAAGAGCAAGAGTTTACGATGCCTACTCACTGTCCGGAATGTGAAAGTGAACTGGTGCGTTTAGAAGAAGAAGTTGCGCTTCGCTGCATTAATCCAAGCTGTCCTGCTCAAATTCGTGAAGGACTTATTCATTTCGTGTCCCGCAATGCGATGAACATTGATGGACTTGGTGAAAAAGTTATATCGCAATTATTTCGCGAACAGTTAATTAAAGACGTAGCGGATATTTATACGCTGACAAAACATCAGTTAATCGAGCTTGAGCGCATGGGTGAGAAATCTGCTGATAATTTGATTGCAGCCATCGAAGCATCGAAAGAAAATTCGCTTGAGCGTTTGCTTTTTGGTTTGGGCATTCGCCATGTCGGAGCAAAAGCTGCAAAGACGTTAGCTCAGCACTTTGAAACCATAGACAAGTTAACAAAAGCAACGTATGATGAATTAGTGGCAATTAATGAAATTGGTGCCAAAATGGCTGATGCTATTGTTGCTTACTTTACACAAGAAGAGGTTCAAGAACTTATACATGAATTAAAAGAGTATGGAGTAAACCTTACATACAAAGGACCCAAGCTTGTAAGTGTAGAAAATGTAGATTCTGTTTTTGCTGGTAAAACCGTTGTATTAACAGGTAAGCTTGAACAGCTATCTCGCAATGA contains the following coding sequences:
- the purN gene encoding phosphoribosylglycinamide formyltransferase is translated as MINIAVFASGNGSNFQSIYEATQSGRLKANIALVVCNKPDAYVIERAKACGIPCFVCSPKNYENKEAYEAAILAELTSAKVEFLVLAGYMRLVGSTLLKPYKNRIVNIHPSLLPAFPGIDAIGQAFDAGVKVIGITVHFVDEGMDTGPIIDQQAIRIEKGDTRETVEARIHEIEHQFYPAVLNELFEQAAVK
- the purH gene encoding bifunctional phosphoribosylaminoimidazolecarboxamide formyltransferase/IMP cyclohydrolase — protein: MTAKRALISVSDKEGIVSFAQELKDLGVEIISTGGTKRTLEENGIDVIGISEVTGFPEILDGRLKTLHPNVHGALLALRDNEEHQAQMKEHNISPIDFVVVNLYPFKKTIEKEDVTLAEAIENIDIGGPTMLRSAAKNYRSVSVVVDPSDYATVVEELKADGNVSFETNQRLAAKVFRHTAAYDALIAEYLTNITGETTPEKLTVTYERVQGLRYGENPHQQASFYKKPLTQKGSIATATQLHGKELSYNNINDANAALQIVKEFKEPAIVAIKHMNPCGVGVGETIAQAYQKAYEADPTSIFGGIVAANRPIDRETAIQLKEIFLEIIIAPAFDQEALDVLTAKKNLRLLTIELDEKAEKEAFLTSVKGGVLVQDEDVFGFDDATITVPTKREPTEKEWADLKLAWKVVKNVKSNAIVLAKDDMTIGVGAGQMNRVGAAKIAIEQAGEKAQGSALGSDAFFPMGDTVEAAAKAGITAIIQPGGSIRDEESIAKADEYGIAMVFTGVRHFKH
- the purD gene encoding phosphoribosylamine--glycine ligase — encoded protein: MNVLVIGKGGREHTIAWKASKSPLVNEVFVAPGNPGMRDVATIVPIDESSQEELVQFAKENKIGLTIVGPENPLIEGIVDRFEQEGLPVFGPRKQAAMIEGSKSFAKELMKKYDIPTAAYETFTSYEEAKAYVEKQGAPIVIKADGLAAGKGVTVALTVEEAVDTLRDFLVDQKFKEASAKVVVEEFLDGEEFSLMAFVRGTNVYPMVIAQDHKRAFDGDQGPNTGGMGAYSPVPQISDAEVQEAVENILLPMAKGLAEEGCEYTGILYAGLIQTQKGPKVIEFNARFGDPETQVVLPRMKSDLVDVLLRILKEEKVEIEWDDEAAIGIVLAAAGYPEDYQKGAPINGLDAISEDALVFHAGTALENDTYVSNGGRVLLVGAKGATLQEAQQEVYKQMAHIDVEKGFFYRKDIGHRALTKAALK
- a CDS encoding YgaP family membrane protein, with product MKPNIGIVNALIRLTLGFTLLSWTTSRLSRRPYKDSYIFLGLMGALKVAEGITRFCPLTYAYDSCQKHDEHEHHPNGNEETYNPS
- a CDS encoding adenine deaminase C-terminal domain-containing protein, whose translation is MPEQRYRWKSKHIRQQLLVLNGQKAPTIVLKDATYLNARMKQWKKAHIWVYQDRIVYVGSEMPKHTDASTEIIDCSEKYVVPGYIEPHVHPFQLYNPQTFSQYAAKHGTTTLFNDNLILALQLEQKTAFSLIEEMKTLPQSLYWWCRFDSQTEIDEEADIFSHTNITSWLQNEAVLQGGELTSWPKLLDGDDLMLHWVQETKRMRKHIEGHFPGASAFTLAKMKLLGADSDHESMTGEDVVARLTQGYDVALRHSSIRPDLPKLLQELKELQVDYFDHITMNTDGSPPSFYQNGVSDMLITLAISEGVPVLDAYNMVSVNIARYYNMEHLHGHVATGCVANINILEDPMRPTPVSVLAKGKWMKKEGKEQALASVEFPWEKFGFSPLKLDFDLTMDDFQFSMPVGVKMKNAVIMEPYSIHLNVSGDVLASDHDESFLVLVDREGKWRINTLLKGFATNVSGLASSFSNTGDFILIGKSKKDMMCAFKRMKEIGGGIVITEDEKVVYELVLPLKGVMSNLPMEELSKREVELKKVLGGRGYKHDDPVYSLLFFSSTHLPYIRITPVGIYDVMNKKVLFPSIMR
- a CDS encoding YerC/YecD family TrpR-related protein — its product is MQINKLRGKELDQLFQAILSLENLEECYQFFDDLCTVNEIQSLAQRLEVARMLREGNTYHKIETETGASTATISRVKRCLNYGSDAYQMVLERLQEDSNQK
- a CDS encoding glycine--tRNA ligase, with amino-acid sequence MSKTMDQIVSHAKHRGFVFQGSEIYGGLANTWDYGPLGVELKNNIKKAWWKKFIQESPYNVGLDAAILMNPKTWEASGHLGNFNDPMIDCKDCKARHRADKLIEEKLQEKGIEMIVDGLSFDAMADLIKEHEITCPECGSANFTEIRQFNLMFKTHQGVTETSTNEIYLRPETAQGIFVNFKNVQRSMRKKLPFGIGQVGKSFRNEITPGNFTFRTREFEQMELEFFCKPGTELEWFNYWKETCNKWLLSLGMKEENVRLRDHDDDELSHYSNATTDFEYKFPFGWGELWGVASRTDYDLKQHMEHSGEDFQYVDQETNERYVPYCIEPSLGADRVTLAYMIDAYEEETLEDGSSRTVMQLHPALAPFKAAVLPLSKKLSNEARAVFEDLAKYFMIDYDDAGSIGKRYRRHDEIGTPFCITFDFDSLEDNQVTIRNRDTMEQKRVAISDLKNIIEEATQF